The segment ATAACCGCGAGGGGAATGCCTTTTTCTTGAAGAAGGGAAACCAGCTCTGAGGCCCCTGAGATCGCTTTTCGCCCCAACAGGAGGGTGCCATCTAGATCGAAAAGACAAGCGGAATATGAGACCATCTGAGTCAAGTATACGATTTTGTCACGCCATAGTCAACTTACACGAAACTTATTGACAAGCGGGGGGCTCAGTCCTAAACTGGTATACAAACCAGGAGGTGGTAGGACTGTTTCAGCGACTAGTGGCACGTTTACCAAAGGCCTTGGCAAGGCTTGAGTGGCTTGAAGGATACGGCCTCCTCCTCCCCGCGGCCCTCTTCCTCTTGGTGTTTGTCCTTTACCCCGCCCTCCAGGCTATCCTCCTCTCTTTTCAGACAGAAAACCCGTTTGGTCGAGGCCGGGCATGGGTGGGGGTGGTGAACTACGTGGATATTTGGCAGGACCCCCGGTTCTGGGCCAGCGTGGTCATCACCATACGCTTCGCCGTGATGGTGGCAGTCCTCGAGGTGGTTTTGGGCCTGGTGGCTGCGCTGCTCCTGCAGTACGCGGTCCCCGGAATAGCCCTCTTCCGCACCATCTTTTTCCTGACCACCGCCGTGTCCACGGCAGTGGCAGCCATCGCCTGGGGATGGTTCCTCCACCCCGTTGGGGGTCTGCTCAACCGGGCCCTTGAGACCATAGGGCTGCCTCCTCAGGGCTGGCTCACCACTCCCGAGTGGGCCCTTTACAGCGTGGCTGCGGCCACCGCCTGGCAGGCGATCGGGTTTAACGCCATCCTCCTCACGGCCGGGCTTCAGGACATTCCCGAGGAGATCTACGAAGCCGCCAAACTGGATGGGGCCAGCGGGTCCGTGGTCCTGCTTAGGATCACGCTTCCGCTGCTGTCCCCGATCCTCTTCTTCGTGGGTATCCTGGCCTTGGTCCGGGGTTTCACCGCCTTCGGCCAGATCCACCTGCTGACCCGGGGTGGCCCATCGGAGGCGACCACCGTTTGGATCTATCGGGTTTACCTCGAGGCTTTCTCTAACTTCCGCTTCACCTACGCTGCCGCGGAGGCGGTCTTGCTGTTCGCGCTCTTGGTGATTCTGACAGGCCTTCAGTTTCGCTTCCTGGGAAGGAGGGTCCACTACGGATGAAGATCTGGCGGCTGACCCCCTTGTACCTACTGCTCACCGTCTACAGCATGTTCATTTTGTTGCCCCTGCTCTCGCTCTTCTCGGCCAGCTTCAAGACCGCACACGAGGTCTTTGACCCCAACCTCATTCCCCTCCAGCCTACGCTAGAAAACTACCAGATGGCCTGGACAAAGTTTCCCATCGGGCGGTTTCTCCTGAACAGCGCGCTAGTGTCCATCTCGGTAGCCGCGGGCCAGGTGCTGACCTCGGCTCTGGCTGGCTACGCCCTCGCTAGGGTAAGCCTGCCAGGACAACGCCTCCTGTTTGGGTTCGTGGTCACCCTGCTTCTGATCCCTGGTGAGGCTACCTTTTTACCCCTCTACGATCTCGTCACCGCCCTGGGTTGGTTGGATACCTACTGGGCCCTGATCGTACCCTTTCTAGCAACGCCTTTGGGCATCTTCCTAATGCGACAGTTTTTTCGCTCCTTGCCGCAGGACTACTTTGATGCCGCCAGAATTGATGGGGCGGGGCACCTAAGAATCCTGTGGTATGTAGCTCTCCCCTTGGCTCGGCCCGTACTAGGGGCGTTGGGTGTACTCTCCTTCATTTCCGCGTGGAACATGTACCTCTGGCCTTTAGTGGTCACGCGTTCGACAGAGATGCAAACGGTGCAGATCGGTGTGAACATGATTCTGAACGAAGAGGCTGCGCGCTGGAATGTAGTGGCGGCAGGGGCGGTTATGGCCTTGCTGCCTACCTTGGTGGTTTTCTTGTTTGCCCAAAGGCAGCTCGTTCGGGGTATCACTCTGGGCGGCCTGAAGGGATGAAGGGGGTGGACGGAAATGCTGAGAAGAGGTTTTTCGGTGGCAGTTCTAGCGGTGTTGTGCTCGTACGGATTGGCCCAGAAGGTGGTTATCCAGTTCTGGCACTCCATGGGCGGTACCCTAGGGGAGGCAACGCAGGAGCTCGTAAACCGCTTCAACGCCTCTCAGGACAAGGTGGAAGTCAAGGCCCAGTATGCAGGTACCTACGACGATGGTATCAACAAGCTTCTCGCTGCCTTGCGCTCTAAGAATCCGCCACATCTAGTCCAGGTTTACGACATCGGCACGCAGATCTTGGTAGACTCCCAAGGAGCTATACCGGTTCAGGATTTCATTCAGCGGGATCGCATCGATCTTAACCGCTTTATTCGCCAGCCCTTGAATTACTACACCGTCGGGGGAAGGCTTCAATCGATGCCTTTCAACTCTAGCACACCCCTGGTCTATTTTAACCTGAACGCGCTGCAGGAAGCGGGGATTAAACCCAAGCAGGAGTGGACGTTCGAGGAGCTCGCTGATGTGGCCCGCAAGCTGAC is part of the Thermus caldilimi genome and harbors:
- a CDS encoding carbohydrate ABC transporter permease translates to MKIWRLTPLYLLLTVYSMFILLPLLSLFSASFKTAHEVFDPNLIPLQPTLENYQMAWTKFPIGRFLLNSALVSISVAAGQVLTSALAGYALARVSLPGQRLLFGFVVTLLLIPGEATFLPLYDLVTALGWLDTYWALIVPFLATPLGIFLMRQFFRSLPQDYFDAARIDGAGHLRILWYVALPLARPVLGALGVLSFISAWNMYLWPLVVTRSTEMQTVQIGVNMILNEEAARWNVVAAGAVMALLPTLVVFLFAQRQLVRGITLGGLKG
- a CDS encoding carbohydrate ABC transporter permease; this translates as MARLEWLEGYGLLLPAALFLLVFVLYPALQAILLSFQTENPFGRGRAWVGVVNYVDIWQDPRFWASVVITIRFAVMVAVLEVVLGLVAALLLQYAVPGIALFRTIFFLTTAVSTAVAAIAWGWFLHPVGGLLNRALETIGLPPQGWLTTPEWALYSVAAATAWQAIGFNAILLTAGLQDIPEEIYEAAKLDGASGSVVLLRITLPLLSPILFFVGILALVRGFTAFGQIHLLTRGGPSEATTVWIYRVYLEAFSNFRFTYAAAEAVLLFALLVILTGLQFRFLGRRVHYG